A stretch of the Arachis stenosperma cultivar V10309 chromosome 6, arast.V10309.gnm1.PFL2, whole genome shotgun sequence genome encodes the following:
- the LOC130932369 gene encoding cytochrome b-c1 complex subunit 7-2, mitochondrial-like — MASSFIQSFIDPKKNWFAAQHMKAISKRLRRFGLRYDDLYDPYYDLDVKEALNRLPKEVVDARHQRLKRAMDLSMKHEYLPEDLQAMQTPFRGYLQEMLALVKREKAERESLGGLPLYQRTIP; from the exons ATGGCGTCTTCGTTCATTCAATCCTTCATTGATCCAAAGAAGAACTGGTTCGCCGCTCAGCACATGAAAGCCATCTCCAAGCGCCTCCGCAGATTCG GTCTGCGATACGACGATCTGTACGATCCGTATTACGATCTGGATGTGAAGGAGGCACTGAATCGGCTTCCGAAGGAGGTAGTTGACGCGCGCCACCAGCGCCTTAAGCGCGCTATGGACCTTTCCATGAAGCACGAGTACCTCCCTGAAGATCTTCag GCAATGCAAACACCATTCAGGGGATACCTTCAGGAGATGCTTGCCCTT GTGAAGAGGGAGAAAGCGGAGCGTGAATCCTTGGGAGGCTTGCCCCTATATCAACGCACCATTCCTTAA